The Syntrophaceae bacterium genomic interval GCATCGGAAAGGCCATTCTGGAGGCGGTTCATCCCCACGCCCGTGGGGAACACTGTTGTGCCGTTGCGGTCTGCATATCTTCTGCCGGTTCATCCCCACGCCCGTGGGGAACACCAATCAGGATAGAGCCCGTGCCGCAAATCGTTCGGTTCATCCCCACGCCCGTGGGGAACACTTCAATGAAACATTGCCGCCCCAATCCGCGATCGGTTCATCCCCACGCCCGTGGGGAACACAGGGGATGAATAAGTGGGACGAAATGAGGACGGGGTTCATCCCCACGCCCGTGGGGAACACGCCCGTCGTGACCGAGGGCGGACCGTCCGTGGCGGTTCATCCCCACGCCCGTGGGGAACACTTCCGCTGCAATGAGACTCTAACGCGATGCAACGGTTCATCCCCACGCCCGTGGGGAACACAGGCTACCGGCGGCGTCGTTTCCTGCATGGATCGGTTCATCCCCACGCCCGTGGGGAACACTACCTGCCTCGTCACGGCCCCCTGATCCCCGACGGTTCATCCCCACGCCCGTGGGGAACACTTCAAAGGAAGCTCAATACACGGTCAATAGACCGGTTCATCCCCACGCCCGTGGGGAACACACCGCCGTCCACGGGAGCGGCCATTTCAACCCCGGTTCATCCCCACGCCCGTGGGGAACACCGGACTATCCTTCCGCGCCGTCCGAGCCGAGCCGGTTCATCCCCACGCCCGTGGGGAACACGACTTTTCCCACGTTCCGCCGGATCGCCTGATCGGTTCATCCCCACGCCCGTGGGGAACACCCTCCTCCTTCCTCATCCCAACCGTATTGCAGCGGTTCATCCCCACGCCCGTGGGGAACACATGAGCCGTTTGATTCCATTCATTCTTTGGCTCGGTTCATCCCCACGCCCGTGGGGAACACACTTCTTCTATCCCATTAAAACCATATTGAATTTTCAAAGAACCTTTTTCTACCGACAAATTCCCTGTCCAAAGTCACTGCCTTTATTATTGCTTGACGATGTCCTTTCTCGATTCCTCCGGCAGGAATGAAACGAGCTTGATGCCGTCCATTTCGACGGGAATCCGCCGATTGGCTCCAAGGGTCATGAAATCAAAACCTGATTCCGTATTGGTGCTCCAGGCCATGACGGCATTTCCATCCGCCACCCCTTTTTCGATTTGACTCCAGATCATTTCCCGGATCCGGCGGGATGCTTTTCCAACGTATATTCCCGCCCGAACTTCCAGAAGCCAGATGGCGAGTCTCCCCCGCAGCCGTGGAGGGACATTTTCAACCACGATGACCAGCATCGCCGAGTCCCTCCTTATTGGGTATTGCTGGTTCGATGGATTCAGGCGCCGGCTCCGGCATTTTCAACTCGCCGGAAGCGAGGACTTCCTCAATGGTCGGGATGATTCGATGCAGAATCCTGGATTGGCGGAAAGCATCGCGACAGGCGAGGCGGACCTCCCGTTCGGGATCCCGGGGGGATCGGGCAGCAATCCTGAAAGCCACGGGAACAACCGTATCGAACTTGAAAATATCTGCGATATCGTAGACGAAAGACTGCGGTTTCCCTGTATGGATGAAACCTACAGCCGGCGCATAGCCCGCGGCCAAGATCGCCGCTTCGCAGATACCATACAGGCAAGACGTCGCCGCGGACAGGCAGCGATTCGGAACATCGCCGCTGCCCCATTCATCGTGATTGTAATTCCGACTCTTCCAGGTAACACCGTGTTGCCTGGCCAGCAGTTCATACATCTTGCGGACCCTGACTCCCTCGATCCCTCGAAGCTGCTCCACACTGCGCCTTTCAGGCGGTTCTTCCTTGAAGCGGAGGGTGTACATCTTGCGGACTACCTTGAGCCGGGCTGTATCGTCCAGAGCCAGCCTGGCCTGGTAAAGAAGACGATCCGCCCGGGCACCACCAGGCTGGCCGGAGGCATAGAGCCGCACGCCTCCCTCCCCGGTCCAGACAAGGAGACAGCCTGTCCGTGATGCCAGGGTCACCGCTGCGTGAGACACCCTGATTCCGGGTTCCATCATCAGACAGGCAACGCCGCCGACAGGAATGTGGGTTCGGATTCCGTTCTTGTCCACGAGAACGAATGCGCCATCCAGGACATCGAGGTTCCCCTTCTCGACGAACAGGACTGAAACACGATCTTTGATCGGGATTGGCTTCAGGGGCGGGAGGAGAGGTTGCATGGTCGCGACTCCTTTGTTCTCAAGGTAATCAGGATTTCTTGCCGCATTCTTTTTTCGATCCAGTTGTTGGAATAACCCTTAGCCTTGTAAAGCGCTCGCGTCCGTTTTGTTGCCAGTTCGGGATCTTCGATCTCCTGTAACCATTCATAACCGACCCGTGCCAGCCATCGCTTGAACGGCTCCGCCTTGGGGGAGGGGATAGACTGGATGATGCGGAAAATGCCCTCGGTGTTGGCGCAGTTGGCTTTTTGCTTTCCACCCGGCGTTTCAATCCAAAGGGGGGTGGCAATTTGCCCCCACCCTTTGGATAACTCAGCGTCACGACGACGAATATCTTTTACATAACCGGCAGGATCGATAGAATCTGTCAATACGGCAACAATATCGACAATTGCGAACCACCATTCACTGTTGTGAAGTGTTCGTCTGATTTCCCTGCCCTTGTGAAAGGACCATTCTGGTTTCCATGTTTAGATCCTTGCGAGAGAGAGAAGCCCACATCCGAAGGCCTTGGCTGGGCCGATTCCCTTGATTATCTGGTTCCTGAATTCATCTTGATTGAGGACCTGTAATATCCCTTGGAAAACGACAGGTTGTATCTTTCCGATTCGCTTTTCTCTAATCTTGTGGAAATTCAGAACAGGCCGTTTTTCCACTTCAGCAATTTCAACCACAGCAAAACCGTTTAGTTTTCTGGTTAACCAAGTCTGTCGGTCTTCGTCACGCAATAATGGGACACGGCATTTTTTCTCCTGGCCATCCCCCTTTAATCGTCCATGCTCGTCAGCAATCGTTTTCACCGGGTTGGCAACCAGCAAAAAACGCAACCGCTGTCCTGCACGCAATAACAGAGGATATTCCTTGCAGGCGACGAGACGGACCTCTTTTGATGGCGATGGCAATGGTTCACGAATGGATTGAAGCAATACTTCGGCACTTTGCTGTCCGGAATGCTCTACACGAAACAAAAAATCCCGTTGCGCATCGGCATCTTCCGGGAACAGTCTCCATAACGCGCGATGAATTTCGTAAGGATTCCGGCATGTCGAACCGCTAATCATTACTTTGCTCAAATGCATTCCTTCCTCCATAGATGTAAACATTGCGGCTGGCAAATTGACGAGGCTGATTCACAAGGGGGACATCGCGCATGCGGATTGTCCTTACAGCCCCTTGTTCTTCGCTGTAGATTGTGCCGCTATCTGAAGTCATGCTCCAAAGTGCTGTTTGTGCGTTCTCTGCCACAACTCGTGTTTCAAATAGCGGACGAGACAGGGGGCAACAGCGACGTCCCAGATATGGTGTGAACAGGGGTTTTTTGACCGCCTGCTCAAGTTCATTGAGTGAAATGAAAGCTGGCTCTATGTTCCAGACTGCGACAGTGTAAAATGCATCGAAGAGATACTCTCGCCATGTTTGAATGGTCTCATGGGTCTTGAGGCCAGTATAGTCCTTCCTTGCTTCTTTTACGGTGTGATAATCAACAAGTTTAACCGTCTGTAACGCGTACTTCTTCCCGCTGTGCCTTATCAGGAAACGATCTTCCTTACATACTGCGAAACAGATACTTTGGGCCAATTGTTGCTGGCGTTCTCGATCATTGCGTTTTATTCCTAGGCAAGCGCCGAGTAGTCCAAGCAGAGCGCTCCTGGAAGGGAGGTTTGCCGACGGGCGATATCCCTCGAACGTATGCTCTCCCCAGGCTTGCATCGGCCCATACAGCTTCAGGATCAGATAGTCCCCCATCATTACACCTCGCCGTCTCCGCGAACCCATTCTTTCAGATTATCGAGCGTTGATTTGCGGTCGATTCCTTGTGGTGTCTCGAATTGGCCGAGTACAAACGAACCGCAGCGCTCTTCCAGTCCATATCCGCTATGGATCTGTTGCCAGTAGTTCAAGAGCGCCCTGATGGATACCGCACGAAAACCGTTTCCATTGGAGCGGACCGGTTCTTCGAAGGCATTGGCCAGCGAGACCGGAATGTCGGAAAAAGAAACGAGAACGAGGTCAGCCAAATTGTGAGCGGCAAAGCTGTGCTGCTTTGCCGAAGGGACGACCGTCGCCATCATGTGCAGCACGTGTGCGGCGATTTCCAGCGCCTTTTCTCTTGGTGCGTTTCCCAGATTGTCCTGTAACTGCTTCAGATTAAGGCTGGCATATCGGTAAAAGACACCGCTCGAAAATTCCTGCGTATCAAGGTGGCCCGACCCGAGTTCCTGCAGATCATCGACAGCCGTGAACCAATCGATATCGGCGTCGACGGCGTGAGTGGTCAATATATGGGCGACAGCCAGAGCTCCTTCAATGGTTGTCATCAAGCCTGAAGTAGCCATCCTGCCGGAGAGCGCTACATCTATTGCTGATCTCATGGCTTGTCGTAATGCTGTTCGGTTATCTTCTAATCTTTTTCTAATTTTCTTATCTAATGCATCATCGCGAAAATGATCGAGAGCCTTCTTCTTTTTCCCCTTCTGTTTTTCATAAAGTTGTTTCGCTTTTTCCGTTTCCTCGTCAGATAATCCTTCTGCCCTAATATCTTTAACTATCTGGCAAATTATCTTGAATTCTTCTTTCATCCATGGAGCTACTGCAAGTCTATTATCATCGGAATCATCCGGCACTCGTTCATCCAGATTTTCGTCTTGATTGCCACTTGGTTTAGTTTTTGCGAATCTTTCTATAGCATCATTGATGGTTGCTTCATCGAACTCATCTCTTAACAACGTATGGAACTGATCTTTCAGCAATGCGAGGTCGCGACTGCGAATGCTCGTTTCTCCTAGATGCTTTCCATAGTACTCGCTCTTGCGCATGGCACGCTTGAGACTCTGGCTTGAGATTCTTACCCGGCGGACACCACCGAAAACAGCCGATTTCTGCATGTTCATGTCATCGCGGTTGAGGCAGGAGGGACTGTGGGAGATCAACACGTGGAAATTGATAAAATTTTTCATGTTTGTCTTCTCCTTTGGTAAAAATGTTCAGTTTGTTTGATTAAGAAAGAACTGTTCGAGAAAATCACGTTTGCTTCGTTCGTTCCAGTACCAGAGAGTCATAGCTGTTTTTTGCCAGTTTACGGTTGGCTCAACCATGCGGAGTACCCGGCGTAACTGGATTATGTCGTTTGGAAAGTTGCTTCGGACAACTTGGAACAGCCTCTTTTCACTAACCACTGTACGGCCGCCCTTACGGATATCGGCCAGTGCAGCGCCCAGCGTGACCGGTCTGTCCGTATGCTCCTTGATACAGGGGAGGCAATAAATAAGCCTCTGATAGGCTTGCTTTTCCCATTCCGTTTTCCCCCTTCCACTGTACAATCGATAAAAAGCGGGGATTGCCAAGAGGTTTTCAGGGTGGCTGACGCGGCGTAGTTCGGCCTTCGGTCCGGATGTCAATCTCTGCCATGCCTGATACAACTCCATGAAGTCATGCGTTTGTCTCATCGTCACTCCTTCCATCATGTTGTGGTTTGAGTGCCTTCAGGTTCTTGTTCAGAATTTTCCTCGAAATGGCCATTGTCCGTACCAATTCGGGATCATTTAGATACGGATGTACCGATTCATTGAAAAGATTTGTGGTGATTCGATTCAACTTCTCACCCATTGCCAATAATTCCGATGAAGGATTTTCGAAATCAATGCAGCTTAAAGTGTGGAGCACCGCATCTTCACTGCGCCTGAAGAATTTCCCCTTAGCTATCTCGTGCAAATTGATTTTAATACCTTTGGCCCCCGTGAACTTCTTAGTCTTCTTGAGTCCTTTGATAAAAACGCCCAGTGCATTGAATAGTGAATTACCGTATCCCTTGGCGAGTTCAACGAGATCGTGAATGATGTTTGTATGATTACTCCATCCGTCATTGAGAAAAATCAGTTCGTGACGGCGCTCCTGGATGTCAGCAAGTTTACTTGGATTTCGA includes:
- the cas2 gene encoding type I-E CRISPR-associated endoribonuclease Cas2; translated protein: MLVIVVENVPPRLRGRLAIWLLEVRAGIYVGKASRRIREMIWSQIEKGVADGNAVMAWSTNTESGFDFMTLGANRRIPVEMDGIKLVSFLPEESRKDIVKQ
- the cas1e gene encoding type I-E CRISPR-associated endonuclease Cas1, whose protein sequence is MQPLLPPLKPIPIKDRVSVLFVEKGNLDVLDGAFVLVDKNGIRTHIPVGGVACLMMEPGIRVSHAAVTLASRTGCLLVWTGEGGVRLYASGQPGGARADRLLYQARLALDDTARLKVVRKMYTLRFKEEPPERRSVEQLRGIEGVRVRKMYELLARQHGVTWKSRNYNHDEWGSGDVPNRCLSAATSCLYGICEAAILAAGYAPAVGFIHTGKPQSFVYDIADIFKFDTVVPVAFRIAARSPRDPEREVRLACRDAFRQSRILHRIIPTIEEVLASGELKMPEPAPESIEPAIPNKEGLGDAGHRG
- a CDS encoding Bro-N domain-containing protein produces the protein MRRTLHNSEWWFAIVDIVAVLTDSIDPAGYVKDIRRRDAELSKGWGQIATPLWIETPGGKQKANCANTEGIFRIIQSIPSPKAEPFKRWLARVGYEWLQEIEDPELATKRTRALYKAKGYSNNWIEKRMRQEILITLRTKESRPCNLSSRP
- the cas6e gene encoding type I-E CRISPR-associated protein Cas6/Cse3/CasE: MHLSKVMISGSTCRNPYEIHRALWRLFPEDADAQRDFLFRVEHSGQQSAEVLLQSIREPLPSPSKEVRLVACKEYPLLLRAGQRLRFLLVANPVKTIADEHGRLKGDGQEKKCRVPLLRDEDRQTWLTRKLNGFAVVEIAEVEKRPVLNFHKIREKRIGKIQPVVFQGILQVLNQDEFRNQIIKGIGPAKAFGCGLLSLARI
- the cas5e gene encoding type I-E CRISPR-associated protein Cas5/CasD, which produces MGDYLILKLYGPMQAWGEHTFEGYRPSANLPSRSALLGLLGACLGIKRNDRERQQQLAQSICFAVCKEDRFLIRHSGKKYALQTVKLVDYHTVKEARKDYTGLKTHETIQTWREYLFDAFYTVAVWNIEPAFISLNELEQAVKKPLFTPYLGRRCCPLSRPLFETRVVAENAQTALWSMTSDSGTIYSEEQGAVRTIRMRDVPLVNQPRQFASRNVYIYGGRNAFEQSND
- the cas7e gene encoding type I-E CRISPR-associated protein Cas7/Cse4/CasC, with protein sequence MKNFINFHVLISHSPSCLNRDDMNMQKSAVFGGVRRVRISSQSLKRAMRKSEYYGKHLGETSIRSRDLALLKDQFHTLLRDEFDEATINDAIERFAKTKPSGNQDENLDERVPDDSDDNRLAVAPWMKEEFKIICQIVKDIRAEGLSDEETEKAKQLYEKQKGKKKKALDHFRDDALDKKIRKRLEDNRTALRQAMRSAIDVALSGRMATSGLMTTIEGALAVAHILTTHAVDADIDWFTAVDDLQELGSGHLDTQEFSSGVFYRYASLNLKQLQDNLGNAPREKALEIAAHVLHMMATVVPSAKQHSFAAHNLADLVLVSFSDIPVSLANAFEEPVRSNGNGFRAVSIRALLNYWQQIHSGYGLEERCGSFVLGQFETPQGIDRKSTLDNLKEWVRGDGEV
- the casB gene encoding type I-E CRISPR-associated protein Cse2/CasB; translated protein: MRQTHDFMELYQAWQRLTSGPKAELRRVSHPENLLAIPAFYRLYSGRGKTEWEKQAYQRLIYCLPCIKEHTDRPVTLGAALADIRKGGRTVVSEKRLFQVVRSNFPNDIIQLRRVLRMVEPTVNWQKTAMTLWYWNERSKRDFLEQFFLNQTN